The sequence CGGGGCCGTGCGGTGCTGACCGACCCGGTGGCCTGGCGGACGCTGCTGTATCTGGTGCTGCGGCTGCCGCTGGGGGTGGCGGGCTTCGTCGTCGCCGTGGTGCTTGTGCCGGCCTGCGTCTGGCTGACCGGCTTTCCGCTGTGGGGCCGTCTGCTGGAGCCGGACGCGCGGCCCGCCGTGTGGCTGGATGCCGGGGCGGTCGTGCTGGGTGTGGTGCTGCTGTGGGCGATGCCCGGTGCGCTGCGGGCGCTCAGCGGGGCGAACCGGTGGCTCGCCCGGTCGTTGCTCGGCCCGGCCCGCGCCCAGCGGCGGGTGAGGGAGCTGGAGAGCGCCCGCGCCACCCTTCTCGTGGGGAACAGCGACCGGCTCCGCCGCCTGGAGCGCGATCTGCACGACGGCACCCAGGCCCGGCTGGTCGCCCTGGCCATCACGCTCTCCCTGACCGAGGACGCGCTCGCCCCCGCCGCCGGACCGGACGTGGGGCGGCTGCGCTCCCTGCTGGGCCGGGCCCGCGACCAGACCGACGAGACCATCACCGAGCTGCGCCGGCTCACCCGGGGCATCCACCCCGTGGCGCTGGACGGCGGCCTCGGTCAGGCACTGCCCGCCCTCACGGCCACCTCGCCGGTGCCGGTCACCGTCCGCCTGGAGCTGCGGGAGCGCCCGGACCAGGTGATCGAACAGGCCGTCTACTTC comes from Streptomyces sp. Mut1 and encodes:
- a CDS encoding sensor histidine kinase, coding for MAERRRYFRVRGGEWVFAAAGLPLALVGGVYALAVLYAGVLLSLTVLGLPFVAAALMGARGFGTLHRRLTGWLLGEPVEPPGGLPRPKGVLARGRAVLTDPVAWRTLLYLVLRLPLGVAGFVVAVVLVPACVWLTGFPLWGRLLEPDARPAVWLDAGAVVLGVVLLWAMPGALRALSGANRWLARSLLGPARAQRRVRELESARATLLVGNSDRLRRLERDLHDGTQARLVALAITLSLTEDALAPAAGPDVGRLRSLLGRARDQTDETITELRRLTRGIHPVALDGGLGQALPALTATSPVPVTVRLELRERPDQVIEQAVYFCAAELLTNVARHSGARSAELTAHASDGRIRLTVRDDGRGGAAPGAGSGLTGLAERLAAVDGALRIDSPAGGPTTVTAELPTHV